One window of the Lytechinus variegatus isolate NC3 chromosome 3, Lvar_3.0, whole genome shotgun sequence genome contains the following:
- the LOC121410044 gene encoding uncharacterized protein ZC84.1-like isoform X1 translates to MKLVILLIMSLVSLTLGGPLKESAVQNPLAEMLTNRNNCKDGKTCPTSATCCSSLNDESRCCAYPNAVCCSDGLHCCPVGYQCDITSNTCMKGDEMLDADLTRMYKNVICPDGQSECPDGNTCCKLSSGKYGCCPLPNAVCCSDGQHCCPSGYTCDVSSGTCTRGNSIVPWYEKSPATPVKVESVVCPDGQSECPDGNTCCKLSSGQYGCCPLPNAVCCSDGQHCCPSGYTCDVSSGTCTRGNSIVPWYEKSPATPVKVESVVCPDGQSECPDGNTCCKLSSGQYGCCPLPNAVCCSDGQHCCPSGYTCDVSAGTCSRGNSIVSWYEKSSATPINVESVICPDGQSECPDGNTCCKLSSGQYGCCPLPNAVCCSDGEHCCPSGYTCDVSAGTCSLGNSIVSWYEKSSATPINVESVICPDGQSECPDGNTCCKLSSGQYGCCPLPNAVCCSDGQHCCPSGYTCDVSSGTCTRGNSIVPWYEKSLATPVKVESVVCPDGQSECPDGNTCCKLSSGQYGCCPLPNAVCCSDGQHCCPSGYTCDVSAGTCSRGNSIVSWYEKSSATPINVESVICPDGQSECPDGNTCCKLSSGQYGCCPLPNAVCCSDGQHCCPSGYTCDVSAGTCSRGNSIVSWYEKSSATPINVESVICPDGQSECPDGNTCCKLSSGQYGCCPLPNAVCCSDGQHCCPSGYTCDVSAGTCSRGNSIVSWYEKSSATPINVESVICPDGQSECPDGNTCCKLSSGQYGCCPLPNAVCCSDGQHCCPSGYTCDVSAGTCSRGNSIVSWYEKSSATPINVESVICPDGKSECPDGNTCCKLSSGQYGCCPLPNAVCCSDGEHCCPSGYTCDVSAGTCSRGNSIVSWYEKSSATPINVESVICPDGQSECPDGNTCCKLSSGQYGCCPLPNAVCCSDGQHCCPSGYTCDVSAGTCSRGNSIVSWYEKSSATPINVESVICPDGQSECPDGNTCCKLSSGQYGCCPLPNAVCCSDGEHCCPSGYTCDVSAGTCSRGNSIVSWYEKSSATPINVESVICPDGQSECPDGNTCCKLSSGQYGCCPLPNAVCCSDGQHCCPSGYTCDVSAGTCSRGNSIVSWYEKSSATPMNVESVICPDGQSECPDGNTCCKLSSGQYGCCPLPNAVCCSDGQHCCPSGYTCDVSAGTCSRGNSIVSWYEKSSATPINVESVICPDGQSECPDGNTCCKLSSGQYGCCPLPNAVCCSDGQHCCPSGYTCDVSAGTCSRGNSIVSWYEKSSATPINVESVICPDGQSECPDGNTCCKLSSGQYGCCPLPNAVCCSDGEHCCPSGYTCDVSAGTCSRGNSIVSWYEKSSATPINVESVICPDGQSECPDGNTCCKLSSGQYGCCPLPNAVCCSDGQHCCPSGYTCDVSAGTCSRGNSIVSWYEKSSATPINVESVICPDGQSECPDGNTCCKLSSGQYGCCPLPNAVCCSDGQHCCPSGYTCDVSAGTCSRGNSIVSWYEKSSATPINVESVICPDGKSECPDGNTCCKLSSGQYGCCPLPNAVCCSDGQHCCPSGYTCDVSAGTCSRGNSIVSWYEKSPATPVKVESVICPDGQSECPDGNTCCKLSSGQYGCCPLPNAVCCSDGQHCCPSGYTCDVSAGTCSRGNSIVSWYEKSSATPINVESVICPDGQSECPDGNTCCKLSSGQYGCCPLPNAVCCSDGQHCCPSGYTCDISSGTCSRGDNIVKWTSKLNANSTIKKLQTVLSASSDIICPDGKTSCPSSNTCCSLGEAGKWGCCPVSNAVCCEDHIHCCPSGYSCGTHSCQKGSKHLPFLTKSTGLLIIENPNVKDDQHLLFQPDETISHEKSGDNIMCPDEKSSCPSGSTCCQTPGNIYGCCPYQAAICCADLIHCCPSGYSCDNSIGTCTKDDHIMPWANKLPPF, encoded by the exons ATGAAGCTGGTTATTTTACTCATCATGTCCCTTGTGTCACTGACATTAGGAGGACCACTGAAAGAATCAGCTGTGCAGAACCCTTTG GCGGAGATGCTTACCAACCGGAATAACTGTAAAGATGGAAAAACGTGTCCTACTTCAGCAACATGCTGCAGCAGTCTGAATGACGAGTCAAGATGTTGTGCATACCCTAATGCAGTGTGCTGCTCTGATGGTCTTCACTGTTGTCCTGTAGGATATCAATGTGATATCACCAGCAACACCTGCATGAAAGGAGATGAGATGTTGGATGCTGATTTGACAAGAATGTACAAGAATGTAATTTGTCCAGATGGCCAATCGGAATGTCCTGATGGTAATACATGTTGCAAACTCTCTTCTGGAAAGTATGGTTGTTGTCCACTTCCTAATGCAGTCTGTTGTAGTGATGGTCAGCACTGTTGTCCTTCAGGATACACTTGCGATGTCTCATCTGGCACATGCACACGTGGCAACTCGATTGTCCCTTGGTACGAAAAATCTCCTGCTACTCCAGTAAAAGTAGAAAGTGTAGTTTGTCCTGATGGCCAGTCAGAATGTCCTGATGGTAATACATGTTGCAAACTCTCCTCTGGACAGTATGGTTGTTGTCCACTTCCTAATGCAGTCTGTTGTAGTGATGGTCAGCACTGTTGTCCTTCAGGATACACTTGCGATGTCTCATCTGGCACATGCACACGTGGCAACTCGATTGTCCCTTGGTACGAAAAATCTCCTGCTACTCCAGTAAAAGTAGAAAGTGTAGTTTGTCCTGATGGCCAGTCAGAATGTCCTGATGGTAATACATGTTGCAAACTCTCCTCTGGACAGTATGGTTGTTGTCCACTTCCAAATGCCGTCTGTTGTAGTGATGGTCAGCACTGTTGTCCTTCAGGATACACTTGTGATGTTTCAGCAGGTACCTGTTCACGAGGCAACTCAATTGTCTCTTGGTATGAAAAATCTTCTGCTACTCCAATTAATGTAGAAAGTGTAATTTGTCCAGATGGCCAATCGGAATGTCCTGATGGTAATACATGTTGCAAACTCTCTTCTGGACAGTATGGTTGTTGTCCACTTCCTAATGCCGTCTGTTGTAGTGATGGTGAGCACTGTTGTCCTTCAGGATACACTTGTGATGTTTCAGCAGGTACCTGTTCACTAGGCAACTCAATTGTCTCTTGGTATGAAAAATCTTCTGCTACTCCAATAAATGTGGAAAGTGTAATTTGTCCAGATGGCCAATCGGAATGTCCTGATGGTAATACATGTTGCAAACTCTCTTCTGGACAGTATGGTTGTTGTCCACTTCCTAATGCAGTCTGTTGTAGTGATGGTCAGCACTGTTGTCCTTCAGGATACACTTGCGATGTCTCATCTGGCACATGCACACGTGGCAACTCGATTGTCCCTTGGTACGAAAAATCTCTTGCTACTCCAGTAAAAGTAGAAAGTGTAGTTTGTCCTGATGGCCAGTCAGAATGTCCTGATGGTAATACATGTTGCAAACTCTCCTCTGGACAGTATGGTTGTTGTCCACTTCCTAATGCCGTCTGTTGTAGTGATGGTCAGCACTGTTGTCCTTCAGGATACACTTGTGATGTTTCAGCAGGTACCTGTTCACGAGGCAACTCAATTGTCTCTTGGTATGAAAAATCTTCTGCTACTCCAATAAATGTGGAAAGTGTAATTTGTCCAGATGGGCAATCGGAATGTCCTGATGGTAATACATGTTGCAAACTCTCTTCTGGACAGTATGGTTGTTGTCCACTTCCTAATGCCGTCTGTTGTAGTGATGGTCAGCACTGTTGTCCTTCAGGATACACTTGTGATGTTTCAGCAGGTACCTGTTCACGAGGCAACTCAATTGTCTCTTGGTATGAAAAATCTTCTGCTACTCCAATAAATGTGGAAAGTGTAATTTGTCCAGATGGCCAATCGGAATGTCCTGATGGTAATACATGTTGCAAACTCTCTTCTGGACAGTATGGTTGTTGTCCACTTCCTAATGCCGTCTGTTGTAGTGATGGTCAGCACTGTTGTCCTTCAGGATACACTTGTGATGTTTCAGCAGGTACCTGTTCACGAGGCAACTCAATTGTCTCTTGGTATGAAAAATCTTCTGCTACTCCAATAAATGTGGAAAGTGTAATTTGTCCAGATGGGCAATCGGAATGTCCTGATGGTAATACATGTTGCAAACTCTCTTCTGGACAGTATGGTTGTTGTCCACTTCCTAATGCCGTCTGTTGTAGTGATGGTCAGCACTGTTGTCCTTCAGGATACACTTGTGATGTTTCAGCAGGTACCTGTTCACGAGGCAACTCAATTGTCTCTTGGTATGAAAAATCTTCTGCTACTCCAATTAATGTAGAAAGTGTAATTTGTCCAGATGGCAAATCGGAATGTCCTGATGGTAATACATGTTGCAAACTCTCTTCTGGACAGTATGGTTGTTGTCCACTTCCTAATGCCGTCTGTTGTAGTGATGGTGAGCACTGTTGTCCTTCAGGATACACTTGTGATGTTTCAGCAGGTACCTGTTCACGAGGCAACTCAATTGTCTCTTGGTATGAAAAATCTTCTGCTACTCCAATAAATGTGGAAAGTGTAATTTGTCCAGATGGCCAATCGGAATGTCCTGATGGTAATACATGTTGCAAACTCTCTTCTGGACAGTATGGTTGTTGTCCACTTCCTAATGCCGTCTGTTGTAGTGATGGTCAGCACTGTTGTCCTTCAGGATACACTTGTGATGTTTCAGCAGGTACCTGTTCACGAGGCAACTCAATTGTCTCTTGGTATGAAAAATCTTCTGCTACTCCAATAAATGTGGAAAGTGTAATTTGTCCAGATGGCCAATCGGAATGTCCTGATGGTAATACATGTTGCAAACTCTCTTCTGGACAGTATGGTTGTTGTCCACTTCCTAATGCCGTCTGTTGTAGTGATGGTGAGCACTGTTGTCCTTCAGGATACACTTGTGATGTTTCAGCAGGTACCTGTTCACGAGGCAACTCAATTGTCTCTTGGTATGAAAAATCTTCTGCTACTCCAATAAATGTGGAAAGTGTAATTTGTCCAGATGGGCAATCGGAATGTCCTGATGGTAATACATGTTGCAAACTCTCTTCTGGACAGTATGGTTGTTGTCCACTTCCTAATGCCGTCTGTTGTAGTGATGGTCAGCACTGTTGTCCTTCAGGATACACTTGTGATGTTTCAGCAGGTACCTGTTCACGAGGCAACTCAATTGTCTCTTGGTATGAAAAATCTTCTGCTACTCCAATGAATGTGGAAAGTGTAATTTGCCCAGATGGGCAATCGGAATGTCCTGATGGTAATACATGTTGCAAACTCTCTTCTGGACAGTATGGTTGTTGTCCACTTCCTAATGCAGTCTGTTGTAGTGATGGTCAGCACTGTTGTCCTTCAGGATACACTTGTGATGTTTCAGCAGGTACCTGTTCACGAGGCAACTCAATTGTCTCTTGGTATGAAAAATCTTCTGCTACTCCAATAAATGTGGAAAGTGTAATTTGTCCAGATGGGCAATCGGAATGTCCTGATGGTAATACATGTTGCAAACTCTCTTCTGGACAGTATGGTTGTTGTCCACTTCCTAATGCCGTCTGTTGTAGTGATGGTCAGCACTGTTGTCCTTCAGGATACACTTGTGATGTTTCAGCAGGTACCTGTTCACGAGGCAACTCAATTGTCTCTTGGTATGAAAAATCTTCTGCTACTCCAATTAATGTAGAAAGTGTAATTTGTCCAGATGGCCAATCGGAATGTCCTGATGGTAATACATGTTGCAAACTCTCTTCTGGACAGTATGGTTGTTGTCCACTTCCTAATGCAGTCTGTTGTAGTGATGGTGAGCACTGTTGTCCTTCAGGATACACTTGTGATGTTTCAGCAGGTACCTGTTCACGAGGCAACTCAATTGTCTCTTGGTATGAAAAATCTTCTGCTACTCCAATAAATGTGGAAAGTGTAATTTGTCCAGATGGCCAATCGGAATGTCCTGATGGTAATACATGTTGCAAACTCTCTTCTGGACAGTATGGTTGTTGTCCACTTCCTAATGCAGTCTGTTGTAGTGATGGTCAGCACTGTTGTCCTTCAGGATACACTTGTGATGTTTCAGCAGGTACCTGTTCACGAGGCAACTCAATTGTCTCTTGGTATGAAAAATCTTCTGCTACTCCAATAAATGTGGAAAGTGTAATTTGCCCAGATGGGCAATCGGAATGTCCTGATGGTAATACATGTTGCAAACTCTCTTCTGGACAGTATGGTTGTTGTCCACTTCCTAATGCAGTCTGTTGTAGTGATGGTCAGCACTGTTGTCCTTCAGGATACACTTGTGATGTTTCAGCAGGTACCTGTTCACGAGGCAACTCAATTGTCTCTTGGTACGAAAAATCTTCTGCTACTCCAATAAATGTGGAAAGTGTAATTTGTCCAGATGGCAAATCGGAATGTCCTGATGGTAATACATGTTGCAAACTCTCTTCTGGACAGTATGGTTGTTGTCCACTTCCTAATGCAGTCTGTTGTAGTGATGGTCAGCACTGTTGTCCTTCAGGATACACTTGTGATGTTTCAGCAGGTACCTGTTCACGAGGCAACTCAATTGTCTCTTGGTATGAAAAATCTCCTGCTACTCCAGTAAAAGTAGAAAGTGTAATTTGTCCAGATGGCCAATCGGAATGTCCTGATGGTAATACATGTTGCAAACTCTCTTCTGGACAGTATGGTTGTTGTCCACTTCCTAATGCCGTCTGTTGTAGTGATGGTCAGCACTGTTGTCCTTCAGGATACACTTGTGATGTTTCAGCAGGTACCTGTTCACGAGGCAACTCAATTGTCTCTTGGTATGAAAAATCTTCTGCTACTCCAATAAATGTGGAAAGTGTAATTTGTCCAGATGGGCAATCGGAATGTCCTGATGGTAATACATGTTGCAAACTCTCTTCTGGACAGTATGGTTGTTGTCCACTTCCTAATGCAGTCTGTTGTAGTGATGGTCAGCATTGTTGTCCTTCAGGATACACTTGTGATATCTCATCTGGCACATGCTCAAGGGGTGACAACATTGTGAAATGGACTTCAAAGTTGAATGCAAATTCTACCATAAAAAAACTTCAG ACTGTTTTATCCGCTTCAAGTGATATTATTTGTCCAGATGGAAAGACATCATGTCCTTCATCAAACACTTGTTGTTCCCTTGGAGAAGCAGGAAAATGGGGCTGCTGCCCTGTATCTAAT GCTGTTTGCTGTGAGGACCATATCCACTGTTGCCCATCGGGTTATAGCTGTGGTACACACTCTTGCCAGAAGGGTTCAAAGCACCTACCCTTTCTTACCAAGTCTACTGGTCTACTAATCATTGAGAATCCAAATGTTAAAGATGATCAGCATCTATTGTTCCAGCCAGATGAAACGATATCTCATGAGAAGTCTGGTGATAATATAATGTGTCCTGATGAGAAGTCATCTTGTCCAAGTGGATCTACCTGCTGTCAGACACCAGGAAACATATATGGATGCTGCCCTTATCAAGCG GCCATTTGCTGTGCGGATCTAATACACTGCTGTCCAAGTGGCTACTCTTGTGATAATTCTATTGGAACTTGCACCAAAGATGATCATATCATGCCATGGGCTAACAAGCTTCCACCATTCTAG
- the LOC121410044 gene encoding progranulin-like isoform X2: MKLVILLIMSLVSLTLGGPLKESAVQNPLAEMLTNRNNCKDGKTCPTSATCCSSLNDESRCCAYPNAVCCSDGLHCCPVGYQCDITSNTCMKGDEMLDADLTRMYKNVICPDGQSECPDGNTCCKLSSGKYGCCPLPNAVCCSDGQHCCPSGYTCDVSSGTCTRGNSIVPWYEKSPATPVKVESVVCPDGQSECPDGNTCCKLSSGQYGCCPLPNAVCCSDGQHCCPSGYTCDVSSGTCTRGNSIVPWYEKSPATPVKVESVVCPDGQSECPDGNTCCKLSSGQYGCCPLPNAVCCSDGQHCCPSGYTCDVSAGTCSRGNSIVSWYEKSSATPINVESVICPDGQSECPDGNTCCKLSSGQYGCCPLPNAVCCSDGEHCCPSGYTCDVSAGTCSLGNSIVSWYEKSSATPINVESVICPDGQSECPDGNTCCKLSSGQYGCCPLPNAVCCSDGQHCCPSGYTCDISSGTCSRGDNIVKWTSKLNANSTIKKLQTVLSASSDIICPDGKTSCPSSNTCCSLGEAGKWGCCPVSNAVCCEDHIHCCPSGYSCGTHSCQKGSKHLPFLTKSTGLLIIENPNVKDDQHLLFQPDETISHEKSGDNIMCPDEKSSCPSGSTCCQTPGNIYGCCPYQAAICCADLIHCCPSGYSCDNSIGTCTKDDHIMPWANKLPPF, from the exons ATGAAGCTGGTTATTTTACTCATCATGTCCCTTGTGTCACTGACATTAGGAGGACCACTGAAAGAATCAGCTGTGCAGAACCCTTTG GCGGAGATGCTTACCAACCGGAATAACTGTAAAGATGGAAAAACGTGTCCTACTTCAGCAACATGCTGCAGCAGTCTGAATGACGAGTCAAGATGTTGTGCATACCCTAATGCAGTGTGCTGCTCTGATGGTCTTCACTGTTGTCCTGTAGGATATCAATGTGATATCACCAGCAACACCTGCATGAAAGGAGATGAGATGTTGGATGCTGATTTGACAAGAATGTACAAGAATGTAATTTGTCCAGATGGCCAATCGGAATGTCCTGATGGTAATACATGTTGCAAACTCTCTTCTGGAAAGTATGGTTGTTGTCCACTTCCTAATGCAGTCTGTTGTAGTGATGGTCAGCACTGTTGTCCTTCAGGATACACTTGCGATGTCTCATCTGGCACATGCACACGTGGCAACTCGATTGTCCCTTGGTACGAAAAATCTCCTGCTACTCCAGTAAAAGTAGAAAGTGTAGTTTGTCCTGATGGCCAGTCAGAATGTCCTGATGGTAATACATGTTGCAAACTCTCCTCTGGACAGTATGGTTGTTGTCCACTTCCTAATGCAGTCTGTTGTAGTGATGGTCAGCACTGTTGTCCTTCAGGATACACTTGCGATGTCTCATCTGGCACATGCACACGTGGCAACTCGATTGTCCCTTGGTACGAAAAATCTCCTGCTACTCCAGTAAAAGTAGAAAGTGTAGTTTGTCCTGATGGCCAGTCAGAATGTCCTGATGGTAATACATGTTGCAAACTCTCCTCTGGACAGTATGGTTGTTGTCCACTTCCAAATGCCGTCTGTTGTAGTGATGGTCAGCACTGTTGTCCTTCAGGATACACTTGTGATGTTTCAGCAGGTACCTGTTCACGAGGCAACTCAATTGTCTCTTGGTATGAAAAATCTTCTGCTACTCCAATTAATGTAGAAAGTGTAATTTGTCCAGATGGCCAATCGGAATGTCCTGATGGTAATACATGTTGCAAACTCTCTTCTGGACAGTATGGTTGTTGTCCACTTCCTAATGCCGTCTGTTGTAGTGATGGTGAGCACTGTTGTCCTTCAGGATACACTTGTGATGTTTCAGCAGGTACCTGTTCACTAGGCAACTCAATTGTCTCTTGGTATGAAAAATCTTCTGCTACTCCAATAAATGTGGAAAGTGTAATTTGTCCAGATGGCCAATCGGAATGTCCTGATGGTAATACATGTTGCAAACTCTCTTCTGGACAGTATGGTTGTTGTCCACTTCCTAATGCAGTCTGTTGTAGTGATGGTCAGCACTGTTGTC CTTCAGGATACACTTGTGATATCTCATCTGGCACATGCTCAAGGGGTGACAACATTGTGAAATGGACTTCAAAGTTGAATGCAAATTCTACCATAAAAAAACTTCAG ACTGTTTTATCCGCTTCAAGTGATATTATTTGTCCAGATGGAAAGACATCATGTCCTTCATCAAACACTTGTTGTTCCCTTGGAGAAGCAGGAAAATGGGGCTGCTGCCCTGTATCTAAT GCTGTTTGCTGTGAGGACCATATCCACTGTTGCCCATCGGGTTATAGCTGTGGTACACACTCTTGCCAGAAGGGTTCAAAGCACCTACCCTTTCTTACCAAGTCTACTGGTCTACTAATCATTGAGAATCCAAATGTTAAAGATGATCAGCATCTATTGTTCCAGCCAGATGAAACGATATCTCATGAGAAGTCTGGTGATAATATAATGTGTCCTGATGAGAAGTCATCTTGTCCAAGTGGATCTACCTGCTGTCAGACACCAGGAAACATATATGGATGCTGCCCTTATCAAGCG GCCATTTGCTGTGCGGATCTAATACACTGCTGTCCAAGTGGCTACTCTTGTGATAATTCTATTGGAACTTGCACCAAAGATGATCATATCATGCCATGGGCTAACAAGCTTCCACCATTCTAG